Proteins from a genomic interval of Bradysia coprophila strain Holo2 chromosome X, BU_Bcop_v1, whole genome shotgun sequence:
- the LOC119085781 gene encoding pectate lyase A-like, translated as MRKIISFVTILLAVQLQSIYSQDGFATLGDGTTGGAGGDTVSVCTEDELLAAVEDDTPRIVRIVCHIEPSHRVQIGSNKSILGGNSNASIAVHGFNINQKKNVIIRGIRFCCAVAPDDLVTIDQSTNVWIDHNEFYSDLEHDKDYYDGLLDIIRGSDFVTVSWNQFHDHYKTILIGSSDSSGNTDSGKFHVTIHHNHFYRCYSRLPSIRFGTAHIYSNYYENVLSSGINSRMGAEVLVESNVFVDSKQALTTSQDSIEDGYAVERNNRFGQAVVNITQHGTFSNPPYPYRLDRLSKIPYIVQQFAGATIVF; from the exons ATgcgtaaaataatttcatttgtcaCGATTCTGTTGGCCGTTCAGTTACAGTCAATTTACTCCCAAGATGGTTTTGCCACCTTAGGAGACGGAACTACAG GAGGGGCTGGCGGTGATACAGTGTCGGTTTGTACAGAAGACGAACTACTTGCTGCAGTCGAAGATGATACACCTCGTATCGTGCGAATTGTTTGTCATATCGAACCGTCACATAGAGTTCAAATAGGATCCAATAAGTCCATTCTTGGTGGCAACAGTAATGCATCGATAGCCGTGCATGGTTTCAACatcaatcaaaagaaaaatgtcatAATTCGCGGAATTCGATTCTGTTGTGCGGTGGCTCCAGACGATCTTGTAACGATTGATCAGTCAACGAATGTGTGGATTGACCATAATGAGTTCTATTCCGATTTGGAACATGATAAAGATTATTACGATGGATTGTTAGACATAATTCGTGGTTCTGATTTCGTGACAGTTTCTTGGAACCAATTTCATGATCACTATAAGACTATATTAATTGGTTCGAGTGACAGCAGTGGTAATACCGATTCTGGAAAGTTCCACGTCACTATACATCACAATCATTTCTATCGCTGTTATTCGAGATTACCATCCATTCGTTTCGGAACGGCACACATCTACAGTAATTACTACGAAAATGTGCTGTCATCGGGAATCAATAGCAGAATGGGTGCAGAAGTTCTCGTTGAATCGAATGTATTTGTCGATTCAAAGCAGGCACTAACGACTAGTCAAGACAGCATCGAAGATGGATATGCTGTAGAGCGAAACAATCGATTCGGCCAGGCAGTCGTTAATATTACACAGCATGGAACTTTTAGTAATCCGCCCTATCCCTACCGACTTGATCGATTGTCCAAGATACCTTACATTGTTCAACAATTTGCTGGCGCAACAattgtattttaa
- the LOC119085785 gene encoding histidine-rich protein PFHRP-II-like isoform X2, which produces MFKLFVVSCILSVAVAAPGHVIHSSPVVHAIVEEPIHLHPVHATKVVHATPVVAHPVAVSHHPVAVSHSSSHVVHHSAPVAKVVATPVVAHHVAPVHVSHHEVHPVHHDSHSAHHEAHSVHHEVHPVHLVPVVKTVVPVVKTVVPVVHSAPVSHHSSSSSVVHHPSPVVHHSSPIIAVHHH; this is translated from the exons ttCGTTGTATCGTGCATCTTGAGTGTCGCTGTGGCTGCACCGGGACATGTTATCCACTCGTCACCGGTAGTCCATGCAATTGTAGAGGAACCCATTCATCTCCATCCAGTGCACGCAACTAAAGTGGTTCATGCGACTCCAGTTGTTGCCCATCCAGTCGCCGTATCTCATCACCCAGTCGCCGTTAGTCATTCTTCATC GCACGTCGTTCATCATTCAGCCCCAGTTGCTAAAGTAGTTGCCACACCAGTTGTTGCCCATCACGTAGCCCCTGTCCATGTTTCTCATCATGAAGTCCATCCAGTACATCACGACTCCCACTCAGCCCATCATGAAGCCCATTCAGTACACCACGAAGTCCATCCAGTTCATCTGGTTCCCGTTGTGAAAACTGTTGTCCCAGTGGTGAAAACAGTTGTTCCCGTCGTCCACTCTGCACCAGTTTCTCATCACTCTTCCTCATCGTCCGTGGTACACCATCCCAGCCCAGTTGTGCATCACAGCAGCCCAATAATTGCTGTTCATCATCATTAA
- the LOC119085785 gene encoding histidine-rich protein PFHRP-II-like isoform X1 gives MFKLFVVSCILSVAVAAPGHVIHSSPVVHAIVEEPIHLHPVHATKVVHATPVVAHPVAVSHHPVAVSHSSSHVVHHSAPVAKVVATPVVAHHVAPVHVSHHEVHPVHHDSHSAHHEAHSVHHEVHPVHLVPVVKTVVPVVKTVVPVVHSAPVSHHSSSSSVVHHPSPVVHHSSPIIAVHHH, from the exons atgttcaaattg ttCGTTGTATCGTGCATCTTGAGTGTCGCTGTGGCTGCACCGGGACATGTTATCCACTCGTCACCGGTAGTCCATGCAATTGTAGAGGAACCCATTCATCTCCATCCAGTGCACGCAACTAAAGTGGTTCATGCGACTCCAGTTGTTGCCCATCCAGTCGCCGTATCTCATCACCCAGTCGCCGTTAGTCATTCTTCATC GCACGTCGTTCATCATTCAGCCCCAGTTGCTAAAGTAGTTGCCACACCAGTTGTTGCCCATCACGTAGCCCCTGTCCATGTTTCTCATCATGAAGTCCATCCAGTACATCACGACTCCCACTCAGCCCATCATGAAGCCCATTCAGTACACCACGAAGTCCATCCAGTTCATCTGGTTCCCGTTGTGAAAACTGTTGTCCCAGTGGTGAAAACAGTTGTTCCCGTCGTCCACTCTGCACCAGTTTCTCATCACTCTTCCTCATCGTCCGTGGTACACCATCCCAGCCCAGTTGTGCATCACAGCAGCCCAATAATTGCTGTTCATCATCATTAA